A region from the Lentimonas sp. CC4 genome encodes:
- a CDS encoding acyl carrier protein, producing the protein MISTDEIRTKLVGYPETMFQHYEQFQKEGNADDLSQFIIELIRFIMDSEETSEVVVVDATNLRDDLGVDSITIAEVVFLLEDVLEIEIDNEELLSIATFGELKAFIISKLS; encoded by the coding sequence ATGATTTCGACAGATGAAATTCGCACAAAACTCGTTGGTTATCCTGAAACCATGTTTCAGCACTATGAGCAGTTTCAAAAAGAAGGTAATGCGGATGATCTAAGCCAATTTATAATCGAATTAATTCGTTTTATTATGGATTCCGAGGAGACCTCGGAGGTCGTGGTGGTGGATGCTACGAATTTAAGGGACGATCTTGGTGTAGACTCGATCACCATTGCCGAAGTCGTGTTTCTCTTAGAAGACGTTCTCGAGATCGAAATTGACAACGAAGAGCTGCTGTCCATCGCCACTTTTGGCGAGTTGAAAGCGTTTATTATTTCAAAACTATCGTAA